In the genome of Desulfuromonas sp. DDH964, one region contains:
- a CDS encoding DUF2914 domain-containing protein produces MRLLPLLLIAILLAGSFPATALASVTVAEGVIATQVVDRNPVAVAEIFPPTVGTLYCYTRLVGATDATAVTHVWFRGDEEMARVELPVHSGNWRTWSSKQILPAWTGAWRVEVRDAGGTVLQVLPFTIQ; encoded by the coding sequence ATGCGCCTGTTGCCGCTGTTGTTGATCGCCATCCTGCTGGCCGGAAGTTTCCCCGCGACTGCCCTTGCCAGTGTGACCGTGGCCGAAGGGGTGATTGCCACCCAGGTGGTCGATCGTAACCCGGTCGCCGTCGCCGAGATCTTTCCGCCTACGGTAGGCACCCTCTATTGCTATACCCGACTGGTCGGAGCTACCGATGCGACGGCGGTGACCCATGTCTGGTTCCGCGGAGATGAAGAGATGGCCCGGGTTGAACTGCCGGTCCACTCCGGGAACTGGCGGACCTGGAGTTCCAAGCAGATCCTCCCGGCCTGGACCGGGGCCTGGCGGGTTGAGGTGCGGGATGCCGGTGGAACGGTGCTGCAGGTTCTCCCCTTCACCATTCAGTAG
- the deoC gene encoding deoxyribose-phosphate aldolase: MTSPAPFIDHTLLQAVATTADIHRLCEEAVEYGFAAVCIPPVYVTQAADLLYGSGVAVATVVGFPLGYQPPAQKAAEAAAAVSAGAGEIDMVIHLGAVREGRFDAVTEEIRQVVRAARGAVVKVIIECCYLGDDQKRTLVDCVVAGGAAYVKTSTGFGSGGATLDDVRLLVTAAAGRIQVKAAGGIRDWSACQPLLAAGATRIGTSAGIAIVAGWQASLGGCQ; the protein is encoded by the coding sequence ATGACTTCCCCCGCGCCCTTCATCGATCATACCCTGCTTCAAGCGGTTGCAACGACAGCGGATATCCACCGCCTCTGCGAAGAGGCGGTGGAGTACGGTTTTGCTGCGGTCTGCATTCCCCCCGTCTACGTGACCCAGGCGGCGGATCTCCTGTACGGTTCCGGGGTCGCGGTGGCGACGGTGGTCGGATTTCCCCTCGGCTACCAGCCGCCAGCCCAGAAGGCGGCGGAAGCCGCCGCGGCTGTGAGCGCCGGCGCCGGCGAGATCGACATGGTGATTCACCTCGGCGCCGTTCGCGAGGGGCGCTTCGACGCCGTGACTGAAGAGATCCGGCAGGTGGTCCGCGCCGCCCGCGGCGCCGTCGTCAAGGTGATCATCGAGTGCTGCTACCTGGGCGACGATCAGAAACGGACCCTGGTCGATTGCGTGGTGGCGGGCGGGGCCGCCTATGTCAAGACCTCGACCGGCTTCGGCAGCGGCGGGGCAACTCTGGACGATGTCCGGTTGCTGGTGACTGCCGCCGCCGGCCGGATCCAGGTCAAGGCTGCCGGCGGAATTCGCGACTGGTCCGCTTGTCAGCCCCTGCTCGCTGCCGGGGCGACCCGCATCGGCACCAGTGCCGGGATAGCCATCGTGGCCGGTTGGCAGGCCAGCCTGGGAGGGTGCCAGTGA
- the argJ gene encoding bifunctional glutamate N-acetyltransferase/amino-acid acetyltransferase ArgJ, with protein sequence MEVKGFRFAAQAAGLKKSGKLDLGLIVSAVPATSAGVFTTNKVVAAPVLVTSPRVRSGQCQAILVNSGNANACTGEAGLRDAIACGRLAAQALGIAEELVAVSSTGVIGQPLAMERFTAGIPPLVAALDDSGAAAVATAIMTTDSFPKLVAARGSAGERDYTLLALAKGAGMIHPNMATMLAFVLTDAKVAPDFLDQALRRAVDGSFNSITVDRDTSTNDMVLILANGMAETPEIVAGTPEAAEFQHLLDEILLDLAKMIVRDGEGATKLVRIHLQGARDAAQARQAAVAVATSSLVKTAFFGEDANWGRIIAAVGYSGAEVDPDRVAIRFDQVAVVENGLGTGKELEAEATRVLKQPEFTVTVDLQLGDGSADYYTSDLTYDYVKINASYRT encoded by the coding sequence ATCGAAGTCAAGGGATTCCGGTTTGCCGCGCAGGCGGCGGGATTGAAAAAGTCGGGGAAGCTCGACCTGGGACTGATCGTTTCGGCGGTGCCGGCAACGAGCGCCGGGGTCTTCACCACCAACAAGGTGGTCGCGGCGCCGGTGCTGGTGACCTCACCGCGGGTTCGCTCCGGACAGTGCCAGGCGATCCTCGTCAATAGCGGCAATGCCAACGCCTGCACCGGTGAGGCCGGCCTGCGCGACGCCATCGCCTGTGGCCGCCTCGCGGCGCAGGCACTCGGCATCGCCGAAGAACTGGTGGCGGTCTCTTCCACCGGGGTGATCGGCCAACCGCTGGCGATGGAGCGCTTTACCGCCGGGATTCCGCCCCTGGTCGCCGCGCTGGACGACTCCGGTGCGGCAGCGGTTGCCACGGCGATCATGACCACCGATTCCTTTCCCAAGCTGGTCGCCGCCCGGGGCTCTGCCGGCGAGCGGGACTACACCCTGCTTGCCCTTGCCAAGGGCGCGGGGATGATCCATCCGAACATGGCGACCATGCTCGCTTTTGTCCTCACCGATGCCAAAGTGGCGCCCGACTTCCTCGACCAGGCGCTGCGTCGCGCGGTCGATGGCTCTTTCAACAGCATCACCGTCGATCGCGATACCTCGACTAACGACATGGTCCTGATCCTCGCCAACGGCATGGCCGAGACGCCGGAGATCGTCGCCGGAACGCCGGAGGCGGCGGAATTCCAGCATCTGCTCGACGAGATCCTGCTCGACCTGGCGAAGATGATCGTGCGCGACGGCGAGGGGGCGACCAAGCTGGTCCGGATCCACCTGCAGGGTGCCCGGGACGCGGCCCAGGCCCGTCAGGCCGCGGTGGCCGTCGCCACCTCCAGCCTGGTCAAGACCGCTTTTTTCGGCGAGGATGCCAACTGGGGGCGGATCATCGCCGCGGTCGGCTACTCGGGGGCGGAGGTTGATCCCGACCGGGTCGCGATCCGCTTCGACCAGGTTGCTGTTGTCGAAAATGGACTCGGTACCGGCAAGGAACTCGAAGCGGAGGCGACCAGGGTTCTCAAACAGCCCGAGTTTACCGTCACCGTCGATCTTCAGCTTGGCGACGGCAGCGCTGATTACTACACCTCGGATCTGACCTACGACTACGTCAAGATCAACGCGTCCTACCGCACCTGA
- a CDS encoding M23 family metallopeptidase yields MSAKKYTILIIPEGSHQVRRFNLRRSVLQWLAGVSVVLLVTVGLFAVDYFRNNLDRHEFARLKKENRSQQMELQRLVASLQDLQQEMVVLAQNDAKVRVLAQLSKPRSDTLAGVGGPPEEEGSDRFSALQQQIDAVRQAIDLRRESQEEIQGFLNDQRSLLAAKPQGWPVKGWMTSGFGMRNSPFTGKRKMHEGVDIAARTGTPVYACADGIVSQAETAPGYGKLVVIDHGYGYKTYYAHNSKIFVKVGQRIKRGERISAVGNTGSSTGSHVHYEVRRNGVPLNPRKYL; encoded by the coding sequence TTGTCTGCCAAAAAGTACACCATCCTGATTATTCCGGAGGGCTCCCATCAGGTCCGCCGGTTCAACCTTCGCCGCAGCGTGCTGCAGTGGCTGGCGGGGGTCAGCGTGGTGTTGCTGGTAACAGTCGGCCTCTTCGCCGTCGATTACTTCCGCAACAATCTCGACCGCCATGAATTTGCCCGCCTGAAGAAAGAGAATCGCAGCCAGCAGATGGAGTTGCAGCGCCTGGTGGCGAGCCTGCAGGATTTGCAGCAAGAGATGGTGGTTCTGGCCCAGAACGATGCCAAGGTCCGTGTCCTGGCCCAACTCTCCAAGCCGCGCAGCGACACCCTCGCCGGGGTGGGCGGACCTCCCGAGGAGGAGGGTTCCGATCGCTTCTCGGCCTTGCAGCAGCAGATCGACGCAGTCCGCCAGGCGATCGACCTGCGCCGCGAAAGCCAGGAGGAGATCCAGGGGTTCCTCAATGACCAGCGCTCGCTGCTCGCGGCCAAGCCCCAGGGGTGGCCGGTCAAGGGGTGGATGACCTCCGGTTTCGGCATGCGCAATTCCCCCTTCACCGGCAAGCGCAAGATGCACGAGGGGGTTGACATCGCCGCTCGCACCGGCACGCCGGTCTATGCCTGTGCCGACGGGATCGTCAGCCAGGCGGAAACGGCGCCCGGCTACGGCAAGCTGGTGGTCATCGATCATGGCTATGGCTACAAAACCTACTACGCTCACAATTCGAAAATCTTCGTCAAGGTCGGGCAGCGCATCAAGCGCGGCGAACGCATTTCGGCGGTCGGGAATACCGGCAGTTCCACCGGTTCCCACGTCCATTACGAAGTGCGGCGCAACGGGGTTCCGCTCAATCCCCGCAAATACCTCTAA
- a CDS encoding deoxyguanosinetriphosphate triphosphohydrolase: protein MNIRQLSEDRERQFLAPWAALSSASSGRARPEPPCPIRTVFQHDRDRILHCKAFRRLKYKTQVFLAPEGDHYRTRLTHTLEVAQIARTVARALALNEDLTEAIALGHDLGHTPFGHAGERVLDSLVPGGFRHVRQSGRVVSVLEREGRGLNLTAEVLDGILKHSKGRGPLLGGTPETLALTMEGRVVRLADIIAYVNHDLDDAVRAGLVSPALVPEVITRVLGLDHGRRINTMVLDMIEASLGCGGADVRLTEPVAEAIVALRSWLFEHVYQVRSVHEDFEKASRILQELFSFFMDHPEALEQHGGRFLDGDPREVSVADFIAGMTDRFAMNLYQRLFLPQTWKIF, encoded by the coding sequence ATGAATATCCGCCAACTCAGCGAAGATCGTGAACGCCAGTTTCTTGCCCCCTGGGCCGCCCTGAGCAGCGCCAGCAGCGGTCGGGCTCGCCCGGAACCGCCCTGTCCCATTCGTACCGTCTTTCAGCACGATCGCGACCGGATCCTGCATTGCAAGGCCTTTCGACGTCTGAAATACAAGACCCAGGTCTTTCTTGCCCCGGAAGGGGATCACTATCGGACCCGGCTGACCCATACTCTCGAAGTTGCGCAAATTGCCAGAACGGTCGCCCGGGCCTTGGCCCTGAACGAAGACCTCACCGAAGCGATCGCCTTGGGGCATGATCTTGGTCACACGCCCTTTGGTCACGCCGGTGAGCGGGTCCTCGATTCCTTGGTGCCGGGCGGGTTCCGCCACGTTCGCCAGAGTGGCCGGGTCGTCAGCGTCCTGGAACGGGAAGGGCGCGGGCTGAATCTGACCGCCGAGGTTCTGGATGGTATTCTCAAGCATTCCAAGGGGCGTGGACCGCTGCTGGGAGGGACACCCGAGACCCTTGCCTTAACCATGGAGGGGCGGGTGGTGCGCCTTGCCGACATCATCGCCTATGTCAACCACGATCTGGATGATGCCGTTCGTGCCGGCCTGGTCAGCCCCGCGCTGGTTCCGGAAGTGATTACACGAGTGCTCGGACTGGATCATGGACGCCGGATCAATACCATGGTTCTCGACATGATTGAGGCCTCTCTTGGCTGTGGCGGCGCAGACGTCCGGCTCACCGAGCCCGTGGCCGAAGCGATCGTGGCCCTGCGCAGCTGGCTCTTTGAGCATGTCTACCAGGTGCGGAGTGTGCATGAGGATTTTGAAAAGGCATCGCGCATTCTGCAGGAACTCTTCAGCTTTTTCATGGATCATCCCGAGGCGCTGGAGCAGCATGGGGGACGATTTCTGGACGGAGATCCCCGGGAAGTTTCGGTGGCCGATTTTATCGCCGGAATGACGGACCGCTTTGCCATGAATCTCTATCAGCGACTGTTTCTTCCCCAGACCTGGAAGATCTTTTAA
- a CDS encoding MucR family transcriptional regulator yields MASLLEMATEIVLSMAASSTMSKEELLAEISSVHKGLAAIEKGESLPEQTTEEPTMPTITRKKAFGKDKITCMLCGKEMKTLARHLKTAHDLKPGEYRKQFDIPRTQPLAARAYSESRRQMAVDRGLGENLAKARAARGKTKKKK; encoded by the coding sequence ATGGCATCACTTCTGGAAATGGCTACTGAAATCGTTTTGTCGATGGCCGCTTCATCCACCATGTCGAAGGAGGAACTTCTGGCAGAAATTTCCTCGGTACATAAAGGCCTTGCAGCCATCGAGAAGGGCGAGTCCCTACCCGAACAGACCACTGAAGAGCCGACAATGCCCACCATTACGCGCAAAAAGGCATTCGGCAAAGACAAGATCACCTGCATGCTCTGCGGCAAAGAGATGAAGACCCTGGCGCGCCACCTGAAGACCGCCCACGACCTCAAGCCGGGCGAGTACCGCAAGCAGTTTGACATCCCCCGTACCCAGCCGCTGGCAGCGCGGGCCTATTCGGAAAGCCGCCGGCAGATGGCGGTCGATCGCGGCCTCGGTGAAAACCTCGCCAAGGCGCGGGCGGCGCGGGGCAAAACCAAGAAAAAGAAATAG
- a CDS encoding N-acetyltransferase → MVRKARIADARAIHKLLLGYAREGMMLSRSLPDIYENIRDFYVFEENGETVGTVCLHICWEDLAEVRSLAVSADCEGRGLGRELVEACLAEARDLGMKRVFALTYKPVFFAKLGFHEIEKSELPQKIWGDCMKCAKFPECDEIALSITL, encoded by the coding sequence ATGGTGCGCAAAGCGCGTATTGCCGATGCCCGGGCGATCCACAAGCTGTTGCTTGGCTATGCCCGCGAAGGGATGATGCTCTCCCGGTCCTTGCCGGATATCTATGAGAACATCCGCGACTTCTATGTATTTGAAGAGAATGGCGAAACCGTCGGCACCGTCTGCCTGCATATCTGCTGGGAGGATCTTGCCGAGGTGCGCAGCCTCGCCGTCTCTGCCGATTGCGAAGGGCGCGGGCTCGGTCGCGAACTGGTTGAGGCCTGCCTGGCCGAGGCCCGGGATCTGGGGATGAAGCGGGTCTTCGCCCTCACCTACAAGCCGGTTTTCTTTGCCAAGCTCGGTTTTCATGAAATTGAAAAATCGGAACTGCCGCAGAAGATCTGGGGCGACTGCATGAAGTGCGCGAAGTTTCCCGAATGTGACGAAATTGCCCTGAGTATTACCCTGTAA
- a CDS encoding phosphopentomutase: MTHPSRAVLITLDGVGIGALPDAAAYGDAGANTLQHVAAACGGLYLPHLQSLGLGNLLDLPGVPPVAAPRAGFGRMLEQSAGKDTTTGHWELAGIIQPQPFPTYPDGFPPDIIAAFRRATGLDPLGNCAASGTEILQRLGEEHLRSGRPIVYTSADSVFQIAAHEAVIPPPQLYEICRVARRILDPYRIGRVIARPFRGDKAVTFQRTAGRRDFSLPPGDETLLDRLQAAGLPVLGIGKISDIFAGRGISEGQPSKGNADGMGKTLAALDRCQGGLIFTNLVDFDMLYGHRQDAAGFGQALEAFDRWLPELLGRLERGDLLLLTADHGCDPTTPGTDHSREAVPVLAWGLGMVAGVPLGVRESFADVAATLDEFFTVGRGGGESFLAELAGCGLVV, translated from the coding sequence GTGACCCACCCTTCCCGGGCCGTGCTGATTACCCTCGACGGCGTCGGCATCGGGGCCCTTCCGGATGCGGCGGCCTACGGTGACGCCGGGGCCAATACGCTGCAGCATGTCGCCGCCGCCTGTGGCGGCCTCTATCTCCCCCACCTGCAGTCGCTGGGACTTGGCAATCTCCTCGATCTTCCTGGGGTGCCGCCTGTTGCAGCGCCCCGGGCCGGCTTCGGCCGCATGCTGGAACAGTCGGCCGGGAAGGATACGACTACGGGCCACTGGGAGCTGGCAGGCATTATCCAGCCGCAGCCCTTTCCGACCTACCCCGACGGTTTCCCTCCAGATATTATCGCCGCCTTCCGCCGCGCGACCGGTCTCGACCCCCTGGGCAATTGCGCCGCCAGCGGTACCGAAATCCTGCAGCGCCTCGGCGAGGAGCACCTGCGCAGTGGCCGGCCGATCGTTTATACCAGCGCCGATTCGGTCTTCCAGATCGCTGCCCACGAAGCGGTGATCCCGCCGCCGCAGCTCTATGAAATCTGCCGTGTGGCGCGCAGGATCCTCGACCCCTACCGGATTGGACGGGTGATCGCCCGCCCCTTCCGCGGCGACAAAGCTGTAACCTTCCAGCGCACTGCCGGGCGCCGCGACTTTTCGCTGCCGCCTGGTGACGAAACACTCCTCGACCGTTTGCAGGCGGCCGGTCTGCCGGTCTTGGGGATCGGGAAGATTTCGGACATCTTTGCCGGGCGGGGGATCAGCGAGGGGCAGCCCAGCAAGGGGAATGCCGACGGCATGGGAAAAACCCTGGCTGCCCTCGACCGGTGCCAGGGTGGCCTGATCTTTACCAATCTGGTCGATTTCGACATGCTCTACGGCCATCGCCAGGATGCGGCCGGTTTTGGCCAGGCGCTGGAAGCTTTTGATCGCTGGTTGCCGGAACTGTTGGGACGACTGGAGCGCGGGGATTTGCTGCTGCTGACCGCCGACCATGGCTGCGACCCGACCACTCCGGGAACCGACCACAGCCGCGAGGCGGTACCGGTACTGGCCTGGGGACTCGGGATGGTGGCTGGTGTGCCTCTCGGGGTGCGGGAAAGTTTTGCCGATGTCGCCGCGACTCTCGATGAATTCTTTACGGTTGGCCGGGGGGGAGGGGAGAGCTTTCTGGCCGAGCTGGCGGGGTGTGGGCTGGTAGTTTGA
- a CDS encoding PilZ domain-containing protein, translating to MKRILLGDRREKLVATIEMILKHWGYRVMASCQPEPLSRFLAEVPPDLVILGSNLLTSKNAPFTAQVTDQVRERQLPLLVLTDDEERDDNLPPHETMTVPLDIFRLFTLIQDRLESTPRRNLRLKIQLPGMFYSGGAPVMAEVLSLSAYGLFIKTGCRVDNLEQLSVIFPLLGMQTEIEVAGRVLYRVKPGPENNYLQGVGIEFTDIAPETAQTIQDFIESRVLEELAESHEGPRHFDLAQLQVHSHRDLSLRGTPADRP from the coding sequence ATGAAACGGATTCTGCTCGGCGACCGCCGGGAAAAACTTGTGGCCACCATCGAGATGATCCTCAAGCATTGGGGTTACCGCGTGATGGCGTCCTGCCAACCCGAGCCGCTGTCCCGGTTCCTGGCCGAAGTCCCTCCCGACCTGGTCATCCTCGGCAGCAACCTGTTGACGAGTAAAAACGCCCCCTTTACTGCGCAGGTAACGGACCAGGTCCGGGAGCGACAGCTTCCGCTGCTGGTTCTCACCGATGACGAAGAGCGGGACGACAACTTACCTCCCCACGAAACGATGACAGTCCCCCTCGACATCTTCCGACTCTTCACCCTGATCCAGGACCGCCTGGAAAGTACCCCGCGCCGCAACCTGCGCCTGAAAATCCAACTTCCCGGCATGTTCTACAGTGGCGGCGCACCGGTGATGGCCGAAGTTTTGAGCCTGAGCGCCTATGGCCTCTTCATCAAAACCGGATGCCGGGTCGACAACCTCGAACAACTTTCGGTGATCTTTCCTCTGCTCGGCATGCAGACCGAAATCGAGGTTGCCGGCAGGGTCCTTTACCGGGTCAAACCGGGGCCTGAAAACAACTATCTCCAGGGCGTCGGCATTGAATTTACCGACATCGCCCCGGAGACGGCGCAAACCATCCAGGACTTCATCGAAAGCCGGGTTCTCGAAGAGCTCGCCGAGAGCCATGAAGGGCCGCGGCATTTTGACCTCGCCCAACTCCAGGTTCACAGTCATCGTGATTTGAGCCTACGCGGTACGCCGGCAGACAGGCCCTAG
- the secA gene encoding preprotein translocase subunit SecA has product MIGSLVRKVVGSKNDRELKRLQPIVARINSLEETMAALDDAGLRGKTVEFRARLAAGETLDDLLPEAFAVVREAGKRVLGMRHFDVQLIGGMVLHSGKIAEMKTGEGKTLVATLPSYLNALAGKGVHVVTVNDYLAKRDSDWMGQIHRFLGLTVGCIVHGLTDAQRKAAYGCDITYGTNNEFGFDYLRDNMKFDLADYVQRDFFFSIVDEVDSILIDEARTPLIISGPSEASSELYYTVNRIIPMLKKGEIIENRDGKLGQTQKTYTGDFTVDEKAKTATLTEEGVSRVEKLLGIENLYEPRNIETLHHVNQALKAHALFKRDVDYVVKDGEVMIVDEFTGRLMPGRRWSDGLHQAVEAKEGVKIESENQTLATITFQNYFRMYEKLSGMTGTADTEAAEFSEIYKLEVMVIPTNRPMVRIDQSDVIYKTEREKFKAAIEDIVERHAKGQPTLVGTISIEKSEELSEMLKKRGIPHTVLNAKHHEKEAEIVAQAGRKGAVMIATNMAGRGTDIVLGGNPEMLARREAATAEDPEAAFPAALEKFRAQCAAEKAAVLEAGGLYILGTERHESRRIDNQLRGRSGRQGDPGESRFYLSLEDDLLRIFGSHRVAFVMEKLRIPEGEPIEHGMISKAIENAQKKVEGHNFEIRKHLIEYDDVMNKQREVIYTQRREVLAGESVRETVTGIISEAIEDMVATFCPEKTLPADWNWDALAEDFHGQFSFPVTLPAEPDRSLTREDLEADLRSQVERRFAEREEEFTTPVLEHLMKVLLLQTIDLQWKDHLLSIDHLKEGIGLRGYGQRDPKGEYKREAYELFMAMMGRIRFEVINKLFRIQLAREDDVERMEAEQRKRRVVLNRAGGDDQPAKPVTREEEKVGRNDPCPCGSGKKYKKCCGQ; this is encoded by the coding sequence ATGATCGGAAGTCTGGTCAGAAAAGTTGTCGGCAGCAAAAACGATCGTGAACTCAAACGTCTGCAGCCCATCGTCGCCCGGATCAATAGCCTCGAAGAGACGATGGCGGCCCTTGACGATGCCGGCCTGCGCGGCAAGACCGTCGAATTCCGCGCCCGCCTGGCCGCGGGCGAGACCCTCGACGACCTGCTGCCGGAAGCCTTTGCCGTGGTGCGGGAGGCGGGGAAGCGGGTGCTCGGCATGCGCCACTTCGACGTCCAGCTGATCGGTGGCATGGTCCTTCATTCGGGGAAGATTGCCGAGATGAAGACTGGGGAGGGGAAGACGCTGGTCGCCACCCTGCCATCCTACCTCAATGCCCTCGCCGGCAAAGGGGTCCACGTCGTCACCGTCAATGATTACCTGGCCAAGCGTGACTCCGACTGGATGGGGCAGATCCATCGCTTTCTCGGCCTCACCGTCGGCTGCATCGTCCATGGCCTCACCGATGCGCAGCGCAAGGCGGCCTATGGCTGCGACATCACCTACGGCACCAACAACGAGTTCGGCTTCGACTACCTGCGCGACAACATGAAGTTCGATCTCGCCGACTACGTGCAGCGCGACTTCTTCTTCTCCATCGTCGACGAGGTCGACTCCATCCTCATCGACGAGGCGCGTACCCCGCTGATCATCTCCGGCCCCTCGGAGGCTTCGAGCGAGCTCTACTACACCGTCAACCGCATCATCCCCATGCTCAAGAAGGGGGAGATCATCGAGAACCGGGACGGCAAGCTCGGCCAGACCCAGAAGACCTATACCGGCGATTTCACTGTCGATGAGAAGGCCAAAACCGCGACCCTCACCGAAGAGGGGGTGAGCCGGGTGGAAAAGCTGCTCGGCATCGAAAACCTCTACGAGCCGCGCAACATCGAGACCCTGCACCACGTCAACCAGGCGCTCAAGGCCCATGCCCTGTTCAAGCGCGATGTCGACTACGTGGTCAAGGACGGCGAGGTGATGATCGTCGACGAGTTCACCGGCCGGCTGATGCCCGGGCGGCGCTGGAGCGACGGCCTGCACCAGGCGGTGGAAGCCAAGGAAGGGGTCAAGATCGAGAGCGAGAACCAGACGCTGGCGACCATCACTTTCCAGAACTACTTCCGCATGTACGAAAAACTCTCCGGGATGACCGGTACCGCCGATACCGAGGCGGCCGAGTTTTCCGAGATCTACAAGCTCGAGGTCATGGTCATCCCGACCAACCGGCCGATGGTCCGAATTGACCAGTCCGACGTGATCTACAAGACTGAACGGGAGAAGTTCAAGGCGGCGATCGAAGATATTGTCGAGCGCCACGCCAAGGGGCAGCCGACCCTGGTCGGGACGATCTCCATCGAAAAGTCCGAAGAGCTGTCGGAGATGCTCAAGAAAAGGGGCATCCCGCATACCGTTCTCAATGCCAAGCACCACGAAAAGGAGGCGGAGATCGTCGCCCAGGCCGGCCGCAAGGGGGCGGTGATGATTGCCACCAACATGGCGGGCCGCGGTACCGACATCGTTCTCGGCGGCAACCCCGAGATGCTGGCCCGGCGCGAAGCGGCCACCGCCGAGGATCCGGAAGCTGCCTTCCCGGCGGCGCTCGAAAAGTTCCGTGCCCAATGCGCCGCCGAGAAAGCCGCGGTGCTGGAGGCGGGCGGGCTCTATATCCTCGGCACCGAGCGCCACGAGTCGCGGCGTATCGACAACCAGCTGCGCGGACGTTCCGGGCGTCAGGGGGATCCCGGGGAGAGCCGCTTCTACCTCTCCCTCGAGGATGACCTGCTGCGGATCTTCGGCTCGCACCGCGTCGCCTTCGTCATGGAGAAACTGCGCATCCCCGAAGGGGAACCGATCGAGCACGGCATGATCTCCAAGGCGATCGAGAATGCCCAGAAGAAGGTCGAGGGACACAACTTCGAAATCCGCAAGCACCTCATCGAGTATGATGATGTCATGAACAAGCAGCGCGAGGTGATCTATACCCAGCGCCGCGAAGTGCTCGCCGGGGAGAGCGTTCGCGAAACGGTGACGGGGATCATCAGCGAAGCGATCGAGGACATGGTGGCGACCTTCTGCCCCGAAAAGACCCTGCCGGCCGACTGGAACTGGGATGCCCTGGCCGAGGATTTCCATGGCCAGTTTTCCTTTCCGGTTACTCTCCCCGCCGAACCCGACCGCAGCCTGACCCGGGAGGATCTGGAGGCGGACCTCCGCTCCCAGGTCGAGCGCCGCTTTGCCGAGCGCGAAGAGGAGTTCACCACCCCGGTTCTCGAACACCTGATGAAGGTCCTGCTGCTGCAGACGATCGACCTGCAATGGAAAGACCATCTCCTTTCCATCGATCATCTCAAGGAGGGGATCGGCCTGCGTGGCTATGGCCAGCGCGATCCCAAGGGGGAGTACAAGCGCGAGGCTTACGAGCTCTTCATGGCGATGATGGGGCGGATTCGCTTCGAGGTGATCAACAAGCTGTTCCGCATCCAGCTCGCCCGCGAGGACGATGTCGAGCGCATGGAGGCGGAACAGCGTAAACGGCGGGTCGTCCTCAACCGGGCCGGCGGGGACGATCAGCCGGCCAAGCCGGTGACCCGCGAGGAGGAGAAGGTCGGGCGCAACGACCCCTGCCCCTGCGGCAGCGGCAAGAAGTACAAGAAGTGCTGTGGGCAGTAG